ATATTGTGGCGGATGACAATATTCCCTTGTTAAGCGAATTTTTTGCCGGACACGGCCGCTTGAGTGTCTTTCCTGGCCGGCAGCTGAAAACCGTCGACCTGATGGATGCAGACGTGTTGCTGGTGCGCTCGGTGACCCGGGTGGACAAGGCGCTGCTGTCTGGTACGCCTGTGCGCTTCGTCGGCACCTGCACCATAGGTACGGATCATCTGGATCTGGCCTGGCTCGCCAGTGCCGGTATACAGGTGGCCAGCGCACCGGGATGCAACGCCCGCGGTGTGGTCGAATACGTACTCAGTTGCTTGCTGACGCTGGCGGAGCGCACTGGCCAGCGCTGGCAGGAGCGTGTGGTGGGTATAGTCGGGGTAGGGCAGGTAGGTAGCCGGCTGGCAGCGACCCTGGATGCGCTGGGCGTTAGCACCTTGCTCTGCGATCCGTTGCGCGCGGAAGCCGGAGAGCCTGGCTTCGTCGGCCTGGATGAATTGCTGGCGCGGGCTGATGTAGTCAGCTGCCATGTGCCGCTGAGTGTTTGCGGAGCGCACGCCACCCGGCATTTGTTCGACGAGCAGCGTTTGCACAGCCTGCGCCAGGGCTCCTGGTTGATCAACAGTAGCCGTGGTCCGGTGATTGATGCCGGCGCCCTGGAGCAAGTGCTGGCGCAGCGTGATGATCTGCAGGTGGCGCTGGATGTCTGGGAAGAGGAGCCGCTGGTCAGTAGCTCATTGGCGGCGTGTTGTGCCTTGGCTACCCCGCACGTCGCCGGTTACAGCCTGGATGGCAAATTGCGCGGTACCGAGCAGATCTACCAGGCGTTGTGTGATTATCTGGGTGAGTCGTATCAGCATCAGTTGGCCAACCTGGCGCCGCTGACCGGCCAGGCCCGGCTGGAGCTGGCAGCTTCACCCCCGGCGGACTGGGCGCTACAAAAGGCGCTTCGCTGTGTATATGACGTGCGTGATGACGATGCAAGGATGCGGCAGATGCTGCAGCAGGCACAGACGGCGCCGGACAGTGCAGCGGCTTGCCGCGCCGGCTTTGATCGGTTGCGCAAGAACTACCCCTTACGCAGGGAGGCCCCGTTACTGAGTATCGGCCTGGGCAGCGCTGCCTCGGCCGATCTCAAAACATCGCTCCAGGCCGCGGGATTCAGCCTGGACTGAAAGGCGCTCAGCTCAGGCTTAAGCGTTTTCGGAGCAGGAATCTTCCAGCGCGGCACAGGCCTGCTGGACCATATGCTCGGTAATGGCGATTTCCCGGCCGTGCTCATCGATCAGCCAGCCACCGGTAAACTGGGCGGGATGACACATGATGTGAGCCGAGGCAAAAGGGGGCTGGCGCGCTTGTACATTCATGCTTTTCTCCGTTCGGTTATCAGGTAATCAGGGCCTTGCTTGTACTTTTCTGGTTTGATCGCAGAATAGGTCACGGGTATGACGGCCGTGTTACAACCGGCGCAATCTAATGAGGATCTATGTCGCAACTATTTCGCTTGGGTTTGATCATCAATCCGCTGGCTGGCCTGGGTGGTCGAGCCGCATTGAAAGGCTCGGATGGCGTGGCTGACCAGGCATTGGCGATGGGCGTTGAACCGCTGGCTCAGCAACGGGTGAAAGTCTCGCTGCAGGCGCTGTTGCCACTGCGTGATCAATTGCAGATATTCGCCGCACCCGGCCTGATGGGCGCGGCGTTACTCGAGGAACTGGGCTTTGAGCATGAGGTAATAGGCGAGTTGAGCGGTGATCAGACCCGCGCTGAGGACACCGAGCGCCTGGCCGAACAGATTCAGGCGCGTGGCGTGGATCTTTTGTTGTTTGCCGGTGGCGATGGTACTGCGCGAAATATCTGCAACAGCGCGCGCCCGGGGCAGCTGGTGCTGGGCATACCCGCTGGGGTAAAGATCCACTCCGGCGTTTACGCGGTGAATCCCCGCGCGGCGGGAGAGCTGGTAGCGCTGCTGGTGACCGGCGAACTGGTGCGGCTGGGTAGCGCCGACGTGCGTGATATAGACGAAGTGGCGTTCCGCGAAGGCCAGGTCCGCACCCGCCATTACGGTGAGTTGTCGATCCCCGAAGAGGGTCGTTTTGTGCAGCAGGTCAAACAGGGCGGTCGCGAACTGGAAACCCTGGTGCTGGATGATATTGCTGCTGGCTTGCAGGAGGAAGGCGACGCAATCACCTGGATCATGGGTCCGGGCTCGACCAATCTGGGTCTGCTGGAAGCCATGGGTCTGGAAGGCACGCTATTGGGCGTGGACGTACTGCGCGCTGGCGAGTTGATCGGCCGCGATGTAACTGAAGCGCAATTGTGGCAGCTGCTGCAGGACGCCGAAGAGGCGCGGATTCTGGTTACTGCGATTGGCGGTCAGGGACATATTCTGGGTCGCGGCAATCAACAGATTTCACCGCGTATCGTGCGCGCGGTCGGGGTCGAGAATCTGCTGGTGGTGGCGACCAAAAGCAAACTCAAGACGCTCGCCGGTAGGCCATTTCTGGTGGACAGCGGAGACCAGCAGCTGGATGAAGAGCTCACCGGTCTGCGCCGGGTGTTAAGTGGCTATCGGGAGGAGATGTTGTACCCCGCTAACTGGCAGGCCAGTTAGCGGCAAGCCTCAAGCCTCAAGCTGGAAGCTTGAAGCAAACCCAATAAAAAACCTGCGTAGCTCCAGGCTTCGCAGGTTTTGTTTTACTTGAAGCTTGCCGCTTGCCGCTGGGGTTACCGGAGGTTTCCTTCGCGCAGTGCAGCGATCCGCTGTTCGAGCGGAGGGTGGGTCATCAGTAAGCCGGCTAGTCCATTTTTCAGGCTGCCGTTGATGCCGAAGGCGACCATCTCGCCAGGCATCTCTACCGGAATGCCCTGTTCCGCGCGCAGGTGTTCCAGCGCGGCAATCATGTTACCGGCCCCGGCAAGCTGCGCCGCGGCAGCGTCTGCGCGGAACTCGCGCTGGCGCGAGAACCACATGACGATAATACTGGCGAGAATGCCCAGTATAATTTCAGCGAAAATCGTCGCTATGATGTAACCGAAACCTATTCCACCACTTTCATTCTTGAATATCACGCGGTCGACAAAACTGCCGATGATCCGCGCAAAGAACATCACGAAGGTGTTTACCACGCCCTGAATCAGCGTCAGGGTGACCATGTCGCCATTTGCCACATGACCTATCTCGTGGGCCATCACGGCCTTTACTTCGTTGGGGCTGAAGCGCTGCAGCATGCCCTCGGATACGGCGACCAGCGAGGCGTTGCGATTCCAGCCGGTGGCGAAGGCATTGGGCGCGCGCGAGGGAAAGATGGCAACTTCGGGCATGCCGATATTGGCCTGCTTGGCCAGTTGCGCGACGGTATCGACCAGCCACTGCTCCTGCCGATTCTGCGGTGTTTCAATGACCCGTGCGCCGGTACCGCGCTTGGCCATCCATTTGGACAGGAACAGAGAAACAAAGGCTCCGCCGAAGCCAAACAGGGCGCAGAAGATCAGCATCCCGGTCAGGTTTATCCCGCCTGCACCGTCAGTAGTACCAATACCCAGCAAACTGAGTGTCACGCTGGCTACCAACAGAATGGCGAAGTTGGTCGCCAGAAAAAGAACAATGCGCATCATTTAATGAAGCTCCAGTAATGAAAAATCTGCCGGTTGCTGTGCCTGCTTCCCACAGGCACAGCAACCGGGTCTTATGTGTGGATATATTGGGTGTTTCCGTGCGGCTTTCAATCGCCAGTCTATTTCAAATCGTGTACTGCGGCGGCGCCAATAAGCGCTGTCTAGACCGGATCCTGGAAGCAGTGCTGGACGACATTGGCCAACTGGATTGACGATGCGCTGGCCCGCGCATCACGTAGCTGCTGAGCCAGGGTCGCGCGTTGTCGGGCAATGGTCGGTGGCAGGGTGTCGTCGTGTAATGCTTTGATCGGCGTGGCCAGGCGGACAAAGGCGCGCTCGGTCAAACAGCACTGATCAATCGCTTCCTGACGAATCACGTCGGTGTAGCGCAGAAAGCCTTCTTCAGCCAGCCATAGCATGGCGCTGAAACAGGCCTGGTGCCGAGGCGCCGGTACGCCAAATGCATCCGGCTCCAGTTCGCCAACCAGATCACTGACAAACAAGGTGGTCGGGCGCGGAAAACTGTTGAATAGCCCGAGCAGGATGCCAGCGACATCCTGATAAAAATCCTCGATATGCAGATCGGCCATGCCGCGACTCCTTGGCGCCTGCTGACTACTGACGGTAGGTCTTGAGAAAATTGGCGATCCGGCCGATTGCCATTTCCAGGTCGTCCTTGCGCGGTAGCGAGACGATGCGGAAGTGATCCGGCCAGGGCCAGTTGAAGGCAGTGCCCTGAACCACCAGGATCTTCTCCTGTAACAACAGGTCCAGTACCATCTTTTCGTCGTTGTGGATCGGATAGACCTTCGGGTCCAGCTTCGGAAACAGATAGAGCGCACCCTTGGGTTTGGTGCAGCTGACGCCGGGAATATCGTTGAGCATTTCCCAGGCCGCATCCCGCTGCTCCAGGAGGCGCCCGCCGGGCAGGATCAAGTCGTTGATGCTTTGGTAACCGCCCAGCGCAGTCTGAATCGCATGCTGGGATGGCACGTTGGCGCACAGGCGCATGGAGGCGAGAATATCGATGCCTTCAATGTAGCTCTGGGCATTGTGCTTGGGGCCGCTGATGATCATCCAACCGGAACGAAAGCCCGCCACCCGGTAGGATTTCGACAGGCCGTTGAAGGTCAGGCACAACACGTCAGGTGCCAGCGCAGCGACCGAATCGTGCTCGGTGCCATCGTACAGAATCTTGTCGTAGATCTCGTCCGCAAACAGGATCAGGTTGTGCTCACGGGCAACCTGCACCAACTGCTCAAGCATATCCCGCGAGTAAACCGCCCCGGTCGGGTTGTTCGGGTTGATGATGACCATCGCCCGGGTGTTGGGGGTGATCTTGCTGCGGATATCTTCGATATCCGGATACCAGTCGGCCTGCTCGTCGCACAGGTAATGCACCGGCTTGCCGCCGGACAAGCTCACGGCAGCGGTCCACAGCGGGTAGTCAGGCGCCGGAATCAACACCTCGTCACCGTTGTTCAGCAGGCCCTGCATGGACATGACGATCAGCTCGGAAACGCCGTTACCCAGGTAGATGTCTTCGATGGTCACGCCGGCAATGTTCTTGGTCTGCGTGTAATGCATGACCGCCTTGCGCGCTGAAAACAGGCCCTTGGAATCGCTGTAGCCCTGCGCAGTGGACAGGTTGAGAATAACGTCCTGGAGGATTTCTTCCGGCGCTTCAAAACCGAAGGGCGCAGGATTGCCGATATTCAGTTTGAGAATACGGTGGCCTTCTTCCTCAAGGCGTTTGGCGTGGCGCAGAACCGGTCCGCGGATGTCATAACAGACATTGGCCAATTTATTCGACTTGCTAACCTGCATGGTACTTTCCCTGGGGGCTGTCAGAGTGAGGGTAAAACCAGCATCATACGTTGTGCGGCCCTGACTGGGAAAGTCCGACAACACCATCCGAGGAGTGAATCATGAAGAAAGTCATAAAGACCGAGGACGCCTGGCGCGAACAGCTGGATGATGCCCAGTTCCAGGTATGCCGGATGCGCGGGACGGAGCGCCCGTTTACCGGCGAGTACTACACCAATACGGTGCCGGGTGTGTACCACTGCGTTGCCTGCGATACGCCGCTGTTTGATACAGAGACCCAGTTTGACGCCGGCTGTGGCTGGCCCAGTTATTACGCGCCAATTGCCGAAGAGCTGATCAACGAGGTGGAGGACCGCAGCCATGGCATGCAGCGAACTGAAGTGACCTGCGCCTGCTGCGATTCGCATCTGGGCCATGTATTCCCCGACGGCCCGCCGCCTACTGGCTTGCGCTACTGTATCAACTCCGTTTGCCTGCGCCTGGAGCCACGCTCATGAACGACTCAGTCCTGACTATCCCGTGCACCACCATCGACCATCAGCAAACTCGCCTGGCTGATCTGAACGGCAAGGCCTATCTGATCGTCAACACCGCGAGCAAGTGCGGATTCACGCCGCAGTACAAGGGCTTGGAGGATCTGTCGCGCTCCTACGCCGAGCGGGGCTTGCGGGTGGTTGGGTTTCCCTGTAACCAGTTTGGCGCCCAGGAACCCGGCAGCGACGGCGACATTGCCGAGTTTTGTGAGCTCAACTACGGTGTGAGCTTTCCGATGTTCAGCAAGGTGGATGTCAACGGCGACGATGCCCACCCGCTGTTCGTGCGGCTGAAGGAAGAAGCGCCGGGGCTGCTCGGCAGCAAGGGCATCAAGTGGAACTTTACCAAGTTTCTGGTGGATGCCAATGGGCGTGTGATCAAGCGCTACGCGCCCACCACCAGCCCGGCTGATCTGAGTGGCGATATCGAAGCTTTGCTGGGTTAACCAGGCGTTAACCATGTGCTGAGCAGTGCTTGCAGATCTTCGCGCTTGAACGGCTTGGCCAGGTAGTCGTTCATGCCCGCCGCCTCGCAACGCTGCCGGTCTTCCTGCAGTGCGTTGGCAGTAAGGGCGATGATCGGGATATCGCGCCAGCGGGCATCGGCGCGCATCCGCCGGCTGGTTTCATAGCCGTCCATGACCGGCATATTGCAGTCCATCAGCACCAGGTCGTAGTCACTGGTTTCCAGCCGCGCGAGAGCAGCTTCACCCTGCTCGGCCACATCGACCTCATACCCCAGGCGCGTAAGCATGCCCTTGGCGACCATCTGATTGACGATATTGTCTTCCACCAGCAGTAGACGCTGTCCGGTGGCCGCGGGCTCTGCCCGCGCCTGCTCGGTTTGCTGGCTCTGGCCGCCAAGGCAGTGATCTATTGCTCTGGCCAGGCGCGCTCGGGCGGGCGGGCTGGGTACCTGGTGGGCAATGCCCAGGCTGGAAGCTTGCTCCGCGCTCAATAACTGCGTGTAGGGGCAGACCAACAAGCGCGGGATAGCTGCCTGGCGCAGCTCAAGCTGGCGTGCCAGAGCGGCGCTATCCAGCAGCCATAGATCGGCGTCAGGCAGATCGGCAGTGGGCAGTTGCTCTGCGTCGTAATCCAGCAACTGACAGCTCAGACGCCAGTGCCGGAGCATTTCATAGAGGATCCGGCCCTGTAGCCGTCCCTGCTGGTTCCAGATCACCACTTTGCAGGGTTGCGGATATTCAAAGGTGGCGGCCTGCTGGTGCGTGATCGCCGGCAGGGTGACGCTGAAGGTGCTGCCCTGGCCTGGAGTGGACTCGACCGAGAGTTCGCCGTGCATCGCATCGGTGAGACTCTTGCACAGCGCGAGCCCCAGTCCGGTGCCGCCAAACCGCCGGGAAATCTGCGCATCGGCCTGAGTGAAGGGCGAAAAAATAGTCTCGAGGGCCTCTTCGGCGATGCCGATACCGCTATCGCGCACGCTGATACGGACTTGCTGTCCGCCGTTGACCAGCGGTTCCAGTTCGACCTGGATGGCAACATAGCCGTGCTCGGTAAACTTCAATGCGTTGGACAGCAGGTTACTGACAATTTGCCGAACGCGGGTTGGGTCGCCGACCAGCAAGCCAGGCAGCAGGGGGTCAATCCGGCAGGTCAGTTCTACCTCCTGTTTGCCGGCATTTTGCGACAGCAGGTTGGCGGTATCCTCCAGCAACGCGCCGAGATCAAAGGGAATCGCCTCCAATTGCAGCTTGCCGGCCTCGAATTTCGACAGGTCGAGGATGTCATTCAGCAGGGTGACCAGTACCTTGCCGGAATCATAGGCAATGGTCAGTTGCTGGCGCTGCTCGTTATTGAGCGAGCTGTCCAGCGTCAGGCCGATCATGCCGAGCAAACCGTTGATCGGGGTGCGGATCTCATGGCTCATGCTGGCCAGGAACGTAGAGCGGGCACGGGCCATGCCCAGGGCTTCTTCGCGGGAGGTTTCCAGATCCTGGTTGGAGCGCCGCAACTGCGCGTTGGTTTCCTGAAGCTCGGTGGTACGCGCCTCGACGATGATTTCCAGCTCTTCCAGATATTGCCGCAGGCGTTCTTCGGCACGCAGCTTCTGGCGCATGTTGACGTCGATGCTTTGCAGCTGGCGGTTGATCACTTCGACCAGCGCACCAATCTCATCGCGCTCGTGATGGTCGGGGCAGGGCAGGCGGCTGCGGTCATCGCCCCCGGTGTTCATATCCAGCAGATCGTCGATCAGCCGCACCAGCGGTTTGGTCAGCATGGCGTAGAACAGCACCATCAGCACCAGCGACAGTACCAGGCTGAGAATGAAGCCCGAGAGCATGGTCAGCCCGGCGCGGCGCAAGAAGTTGGCACCCTGATGGAAGGTGTCTACCTCGATCACCAGGTGGCCCAGCAGCTCGTTGGGCGCGTGACTGACGAACAGCGGTTGGGAATAGGTGCGGCGGCGGTCGAACAGCGCATCGCTGACCGGCCGGTAGGGGCTGCTGGCCATCGGTCGGCTGACGCTGGCCAGAGCGATGGCGTTGTTGTCGACAATCTCGGCGCGTACTACCGGTGGCGCGCGCAGCAGTCCGTTAACCAGCTCCAGGGCCAGCTCGGCGTCGATGTTGTAGGCAATCCGTGAGGCCGGGCCGAGGCTGACATTGATCTGCGCCTGTACCTCATCGTCGATGGCGGCATTCTGTGCACGATAGTCGACCATTACCTGGATCAACCCGAGGAGGGTTCCCAGCATAAAGGCGGCCAATACTCCGAGACGGGTCTGCTTGAAGGAAAGACGATCAGTAAAGCGAATATTCATGCGTGTCCATCTGCCATAATCTGTCCGTGAGCTTAGCTCAACTCTGCCCGATGGGGAGTCGCAGTTGTTGCCTTGCGGCCAAGCTGGCTGGTCTGACATGGTGCTTGGCCATGGTCGTCAGTCTAGTCGCGTGGCATTCTTTGAGTATTTGGAGAACAGTATGTCAGAAATCTCGGCGCAGCAATTCATGCAGCGCGTGCTCTCGGTTATCGACCGTTTCGAACGCGCGGGGCCGTATGTGCCGGCCGCTATCGATTGGCAGCAGGTCCATGCCGCCCGCTGGATGGCTGAAGGCGCCGGCGGCTGGCTGCGGCCGTTGGTGAAGGGCAGCGAAGCGCATCTGCGTGACGTGATTGGTGTTGATCGGCAAAAAGGTTTGTTGCAGGCCAATACCCGGCAGTTTGTGCAAGGCATGCCGGCCAACAATGCGTTGCTCTGGGGTGCTCGAGGCACGGGCAAGTCGTCGCTGGTGCGCGCGTTGCTGGCGGAATATGCCGATCAGGGGCTGCGTTTGATCGAGATCGACAAGACGGATTTGCTGCATCTGCCCGCATTGGTCGAGCAAATACGCGATCTGCCCTGGCGCTTTCTGCTGTTCTGCGACGATCTGGCATTCGAGGCGGATGACAGCGCCTATAAAACCCTGAAAACCGTGCTTGATGGCAGCGTGGAAACCGCACCGGACAACCTGTTGTTATATGCAACTTCGAACCGCCGGCACTTGTTGCCGGAGCAGCGCAGCGATAATCAGGCGGCGAAAATGGTCGATGGCGAGCTGCACCCGGGTGAGGCGATAGAAGAAAAGATCGCCCTGTCTGATCGCTTCGGCCTGTGGGTCTCTTTCTATCCCTTTAGTCAGGAGCATTATCTCGCAGTAGTGCAGCACTGGCTGACGGAAGTCGCAGCGCAGTATCAGCTCGAATGGGCCTGGGACGACGAGCTGCAGCTGGAAGCACTGCGCTGGGCGTTGTCGCGGGGCAACCGCAACGGCCGCTGCGCCAGTCAGTTTGCCCGTGCCTGGGTGGGCCGGCGCCTGTTGGAAGAGAATCAGGCTGGCGCGTGACGCCGGTCAGCGTATTTAGCGATCAATTGATGTTCGGCGGGCAATAAGCCGCTGACGCTGCTGCGCCCGGTCACTCGGCTGAGTAATGAAGCGAGCCCGGGCCAGCGCTCTTCATCGATCAACGCGCCGACGTGGGCCAGGTTGATCAGTTGGCTGACGACTGCAATGTCGGCAATGCTGAAAACCTCGCCCAGAAAGTAGCGTTGATCTCCCAGTTCCCTTTCCAGGTAGTCAAACAACGGCGGCAACTGGGTTTGCAGCGCCCGCTCGACCGCCTGTTCGTCGGTTTGACCGCCCTTGAGCGGCTCCAGAAAGCGTTGGCTAAACACGGTGAAGGTAGCAAAGGCGGCCAATTCGTAATCGGCGTATTTCTCCAGCCAGCGTACCCTGGCTGCTTCTGCAGGGTTATGTCCATAAAGGGTAGAGCCAGGGTAAGTTTCGTGCAGATATTGGGCGATCACCGCCGAGTCCGCTAACGCAAGGTCACCATCCTGTATTGCCGGGATGCGCCCCAAGGGGCTGATCGCGTAATACCAGTCCGGCTGCTGCATGGGTGGCACCGCCACATGCTCGTGGGCTATACCCTGCTCACCGAGTTGGATGCGGATCTTGCGTACAAAAGGCGAGAGTATTGCGCCGTACAGGGTCAGGGCCATGCGGGAATCCGTGGGGGCAGGAGAGGGGGGTGAGTTAGGCTGTTGATCAGAAATCAGTCGTCGTAAACGGCTTTTTTCTTCCAGGAGTCATCGCTCTGCTCCAGCTCCTGCAGACCTGCGCTCAACTCATTGTTCTCATCAGAGTTTGCCTGCTCGGCGCGTACAGTGGCTATTTCAGCCATCTTCATCAGCTGCTTGTAGCGCTCCAGCTCTTGGGCATGGGCCGGGCTGTTGAGGTTGTTCAGATAAGTGACTGCGCGCTCGTATTGCAGTTTGGCAACGCGGGGCTTTTTATCGCGCATGGCCTGTTCAGCGACGACCTGAAACATGTCCAACGCGATTGCAATCAACTGCTGGCGAATTTGATTCGACCATTGGGCCAGAGTGGCTTTGTCGAGCAGGCCCTCCAGATGCGCCTGGGTAAGAAGCTGACGCACGTTTTCCAATTGCGAGCGTACTTCCTTGGCTGTTACCGGGTTGTCGATTTTCAAGGGGGCGTTATCAACCGGGATATCGGTTTGCGCCAATAGAGTCCGGGTGGCGTCCAGTTGCTGCTGGGCCCGTTGATTCTTGCGGTCTACGCGTAGCAGCTTTGTCAGTAAATGGGCTTCATAGCTGAGCAGCAGCTTCTTCAGTTCCGGGCTCATGAACTGGCCCGGTAGTTGGCTGCTGGTGTTCTGACACACCTTGAGCCTGGCATTCAGCTCGGCAGTTTGCCGTGCGCGCTCAAGCTTGGCCCGCTCTAGACTGTGGTTTATATAGCCAATGCTTAGCAGGATCAGAACGCCGCCTGCGACCAGAATGCCGATGAGTAGAGGTGACACGGGATATCTCTCTTTTTTGCCGGGAGCTTTTCCTGAACTTTATGCCACAATCGGGAAGGTTAAGGAAGGTTTGATCGCAAACTGCCGTTACCGCCTGGCGGACGCTTGACCCTGCGATTGGCGCTATGTCAGAACGGTTTGATGGAAATACCTGAAAAAAGATCGACTTGGGGCTTGACGCTACTCCGGTGCATGCATAAAATGCGCGCCACTTGCAGCGAACAAGGCAACAGCCAAGCAGCAGCAAGTAGTCGGGTTAACGCTCGGCACTGTGAAGTCCGGAACTGTGTCCCCTTCGTCTAGTGGCCTAGGACACCGCCCTTTCACGGCGGTAACAGGGGTTCGAGTCCCCTAGGGGACGCCACTTCGGCGTCTGATTTGCGGGAATAGCTCAGTTGGTAGAGCACGACCTTGCCAAGGTCGGGGTCGCGAGTTCGAGTCTCGTTTCCCGCTCCATATGTAACAAAGAAACCGCCCTGTGGCGGTTTTTTTGTGCCTGTTACAAAGCTAACCTCTCCGCGGCGGGGTCGCCACGGAGGTTTGGCTTCAGGGGCTCTGAATCAATTGCCGAGCCTGTTCCCAATTGAACTCCTCGCCGCGTTCTTCAGCAGCGGCACGGTGCTCGTCGATCAGCTGGTACTGGGCAATTTCTTCGTCCGGCATGAAGTGCAGACAATCGCCGCCAAAATACCAGAGCAGATCCCGCGGGATCATGTGCGCGATCTGTGGATAGCGGCTGATGATCTGACACATGATGTCCTGGCCGGCATGCAGACTGTCGTGGTCGCCTGCTTCCAGCTGAGTGATCAGTTCGTCAAAGCGCTCGAGAAATAGCAGGTTGCTCTCTTCCGGCACCTGCTCCATCAGCACGGATTGTGCGCGCAGGGTGTCAAACAGGCTTTTCAGCAGCGCCATGTGGTAGCGGTGGTAGGGCAGTTCTGGATTCATGGGATAGCTCCTGTTGCGAGGTGCGGCAGTCTAGCAAAAAAAAGGCCGGCGATGCGCCGGCCTGTTACTGCTGTTGCCAAGGCTACGCAGGCGTAGTTGAGGCTTTGGGTTTCTTCGCCGGCTTGGTTGCCTTCGGCGACATCTCTTCCTTGGAGAAATCGTCTACGGCAATCACGGCGGCGCGCGCCAGTCGTGCCGAGCGAATCTGCTCGGCTTCTTCCGGGCTGATAACACCAGCTTCCGCCGCCACTTCCAGCATGTCAGCCTCGCTGTCGTGTTCCAACTCGCCGG
This genomic stretch from Halopseudomonas pelagia harbors:
- a CDS encoding ATP-NAD kinase family protein, producing the protein MSQLFRLGLIINPLAGLGGRAALKGSDGVADQALAMGVEPLAQQRVKVSLQALLPLRDQLQIFAAPGLMGAALLEELGFEHEVIGELSGDQTRAEDTERLAEQIQARGVDLLLFAGGDGTARNICNSARPGQLVLGIPAGVKIHSGVYAVNPRAAGELVALLVTGELVRLGSADVRDIDEVAFREGQVRTRHYGELSIPEEGRFVQQVKQGGRELETLVLDDIAAGLQEEGDAITWIMGPGSTNLGLLEAMGLEGTLLGVDVLRAGELIGRDVTEAQLWQLLQDAEEARILVTAIGGQGHILGRGNQQISPRIVRAVGVENLLVVATKSKLKTLAGRPFLVDSGDQQLDEELTGLRRVLSGYREEMLYPANWQAS
- a CDS encoding ATP-binding protein, whose protein sequence is MSEISAQQFMQRVLSVIDRFERAGPYVPAAIDWQQVHAARWMAEGAGGWLRPLVKGSEAHLRDVIGVDRQKGLLQANTRQFVQGMPANNALLWGARGTGKSSLVRALLAEYADQGLRLIEIDKTDLLHLPALVEQIRDLPWRFLLFCDDLAFEADDSAYKTLKTVLDGSVETAPDNLLLYATSNRRHLLPEQRSDNQAAKMVDGELHPGEAIEEKIALSDRFGLWVSFYPFSQEHYLAVVQHWLTEVAAQYQLEWAWDDELQLEALRWALSRGNRNGRCASQFARAWVGRRLLEENQAGA
- the msrB gene encoding peptide-methionine (R)-S-oxide reductase MsrB; translated protein: MKKVIKTEDAWREQLDDAQFQVCRMRGTERPFTGEYYTNTVPGVYHCVACDTPLFDTETQFDAGCGWPSYYAPIAEELINEVEDRSHGMQRTEVTCACCDSHLGHVFPDGPPPTGLRYCINSVCLRLEPRS
- a CDS encoding glutathione peroxidase, with protein sequence MNDSVLTIPCTTIDHQQTRLADLNGKAYLIVNTASKCGFTPQYKGLEDLSRSYAERGLRVVGFPCNQFGAQEPGSDGDIAEFCELNYGVSFPMFSKVDVNGDDAHPLFVRLKEEAPGLLGSKGIKWNFTKFLVDANGRVIKRYAPTTSPADLSGDIEALLG
- the pdxB gene encoding 4-phosphoerythronate dehydrogenase PdxB, with product MHIVADDNIPLLSEFFAGHGRLSVFPGRQLKTVDLMDADVLLVRSVTRVDKALLSGTPVRFVGTCTIGTDHLDLAWLASAGIQVASAPGCNARGVVEYVLSCLLTLAERTGQRWQERVVGIVGVGQVGSRLAATLDALGVSTLLCDPLRAEAGEPGFVGLDELLARADVVSCHVPLSVCGAHATRHLFDEQRLHSLRQGSWLINSSRGPVIDAGALEQVLAQRDDLQVALDVWEEEPLVSSSLAACCALATPHVAGYSLDGKLRGTEQIYQALCDYLGESYQHQLANLAPLTGQARLELAASPPADWALQKALRCVYDVRDDDARMRQMLQQAQTAPDSAAACRAGFDRLRKNYPLRREAPLLSIGLGSAASADLKTSLQAAGFSLD
- a CDS encoding pyridoxal phosphate-dependent aminotransferase — protein: MQVSKSNKLANVCYDIRGPVLRHAKRLEEEGHRILKLNIGNPAPFGFEAPEEILQDVILNLSTAQGYSDSKGLFSARKAVMHYTQTKNIAGVTIEDIYLGNGVSELIVMSMQGLLNNGDEVLIPAPDYPLWTAAVSLSGGKPVHYLCDEQADWYPDIEDIRSKITPNTRAMVIINPNNPTGAVYSRDMLEQLVQVAREHNLILFADEIYDKILYDGTEHDSVAALAPDVLCLTFNGLSKSYRVAGFRSGWMIISGPKHNAQSYIEGIDILASMRLCANVPSQHAIQTALGGYQSINDLILPGGRLLEQRDAAWEMLNDIPGVSCTKPKGALYLFPKLDPKVYPIHNDEKMVLDLLLQEKILVVQGTAFNWPWPDHFRIVSLPRKDDLEMAIGRIANFLKTYRQ
- the htpX gene encoding protease HtpX — protein: MMRIVLFLATNFAILLVASVTLSLLGIGTTDGAGGINLTGMLIFCALFGFGGAFVSLFLSKWMAKRGTGARVIETPQNRQEQWLVDTVAQLAKQANIGMPEVAIFPSRAPNAFATGWNRNASLVAVSEGMLQRFSPNEVKAVMAHEIGHVANGDMVTLTLIQGVVNTFVMFFARIIGSFVDRVIFKNESGGIGFGYIIATIFAEIILGILASIIVMWFSRQREFRADAAAAQLAGAGNMIAALEHLRAEQGIPVEMPGEMVAFGINGSLKNGLAGLLMTHPPLEQRIAALREGNLR
- a CDS encoding ATP-binding protein codes for the protein MNIRFTDRLSFKQTRLGVLAAFMLGTLLGLIQVMVDYRAQNAAIDDEVQAQINVSLGPASRIAYNIDAELALELVNGLLRAPPVVRAEIVDNNAIALASVSRPMASSPYRPVSDALFDRRRTYSQPLFVSHAPNELLGHLVIEVDTFHQGANFLRRAGLTMLSGFILSLVLSLVLMVLFYAMLTKPLVRLIDDLLDMNTGGDDRSRLPCPDHHERDEIGALVEVINRQLQSIDVNMRQKLRAEERLRQYLEELEIIVEARTTELQETNAQLRRSNQDLETSREEALGMARARSTFLASMSHEIRTPINGLLGMIGLTLDSSLNNEQRQQLTIAYDSGKVLVTLLNDILDLSKFEAGKLQLEAIPFDLGALLEDTANLLSQNAGKQEVELTCRIDPLLPGLLVGDPTRVRQIVSNLLSNALKFTEHGYVAIQVELEPLVNGGQQVRISVRDSGIGIAEEALETIFSPFTQADAQISRRFGGTGLGLALCKSLTDAMHGELSVESTPGQGSTFSVTLPAITHQQAATFEYPQPCKVVIWNQQGRLQGRILYEMLRHWRLSCQLLDYDAEQLPTADLPDADLWLLDSAALARQLELRQAAIPRLLVCPYTQLLSAEQASSLGIAHQVPSPPARARLARAIDHCLGGQSQQTEQARAEPAATGQRLLLVEDNIVNQMVAKGMLTRLGYEVDVAEQGEAALARLETSDYDLVLMDCNMPVMDGYETSRRMRADARWRDIPIIALTANALQEDRQRCEAAGMNDYLAKPFKREDLQALLSTWLTPG
- a CDS encoding PA1571 family protein, which codes for MNVQARQPPFASAHIMCHPAQFTGGWLIDEHGREIAITEHMVQQACAALEDSCSENA